Genomic window (Alnus glutinosa chromosome 9, dhAlnGlut1.1, whole genome shotgun sequence):
CCACCAATGTTAAAGTGGACACATCAAGAACCAAAGCTGCAGGAGTGCTCACAGAATCGCCACGTTGCCCAACAATGCAAGTTTTTGGCAAGCGCACCGTGTCCACTAAAGCAGACGTGTCATATAGTCCAACATGCTCCTTATTCTTTGTTTGTCGCTCAACTGACTCACCCATGCACGTGGATAATTGAGGGCAGGTGATATCCGTGAAGAACTCTACATCATGAAGACCACCTACGTTATTTTCACCACCCACCAGAGAATCAGGGAAGTAACAGACTTCCCTTTGAATCCCGAGATATCCTCACCCGAAGTGTCAACTGCATGGGATGTGGGTGGATTGAGATAAATCTCCTTATTCGAAGGAACCTCCTTCGTGCATCCCGGAAAAAGAGTATCTCCTCCGGCCCAAGGTAGTGGTGGCCCAGCATGTCTGGAACCACCGGTGAAGGTAGAACCTTCCGATTGTGGCCGTGTTGGACCTCCCCTCCTGTACCTATAATCATCCGCTCGCAACCAAGCACCCCATGGCTTGTCGGTCTTGACCTCAAAGGAAGACCCCCCTTTAGCCAGGCAAACAACAGAGCCATGATAGATCCCTCCCACAAACATGGCAGAATTGTGGAAGTTTTTCATACCTGAAGGGAACCCAAATGGATTTTCCACTCAAAACAAGGGCCCGTCCTCGCTCCAGTGGTCGTGTAACGTCTAGATGAATCCGAACACGAAGACAGCGACCCCAAGTAACATCAACTTCTTCCATCGTACCCAGTGTACTCCCAATCTTCTGCCCAATCTCCCGACTCATGCACACCAATGGCATCTCATGCATTTGCACCCAAAAAGGAGATGACATGAACACCACTTGTGAAGAGGGTATTCCTTCGTCAACATCCTTCAAGACCAAAACACTACGATCAAATAGCCATGGACGCCCCTGCATTACTCTCTGTTTATCCGTCTCAGATGAGAACTCGATAAGCCAGAGATTCTCATACATATCTTTAAAAACTATATTTCCCACCGTCTTCCAAAGCTTGGACATCAACGAACGAAAAACTTCTTTCTGAATAAGCCTATCAGAGAGAAGTTTCCCTACAAGACACCTCCCACTTTGCACCCGGGGGTCTGCTATGTCAACTTTCGAAATCGTGATACCTACACTCTCTCCTTCCGTTAAAGACATCTTCCCACAGAGCTCTTCTATCGCCTCAACCATAtcaaaatggagaaaaaagaCTATAGAAACACCACCCTACACGATAACTATAGAAATGAATGAAGAAACACCTTGCCGGCAACCAACAAGGGACTAATGAACGTACCTGAACCCTCACCTCTATCGTTTTCTCGGAGAGAAAAagtctagagagagagattgagcgAAGAGATGTTTTGGAATGAAAGTAAAAGTAAACAGGACCTTATTGAGTCAAAATTTTAAGGTGACATGGACTCACGTAATCAtaattttcgttcttttttttttttttttaaatgttttcgtAATCTTTTCTGGTAGGtatatttattgaaaattatGGATCAATTTTATGCAATTTATAAATATGCTTACTAAATTTTCAGTTTctcttattgataaataacgtAACGATATATTAACAACTTGGTATAATGTATATAGTTAgatttatataataaaatcttaGTAAAACAAATGGTTCTTTTCTATTTCACATTCAATTCCATCACGAACGTTCAACTAGCCAGAAATAAAATCCTCTAAATTGCACTTAAAACATGGTGGAGTTATTTCATGCATAATGTATTGTATTGaactatcattttaaaaaaagaatatgtaTTATGTAcaatattaaaacaataaattgaGTTAGCTGGGCCGCTGTACATGTGGAGTGGGCACATGAGCTTCATCGTGACAcaacataaagaaaaagaaagacataGAAgacctataaaagaaaaaaaataaaaataaaaataaaataaaataaaagaaaaaaagaaaagaaaagacaagaaagacATAAAAGAGCGGGCCCAAGAGGGACCACCTGCAGAATCCAGAAGGAGCCACCTCGGCAGTGGTGCATCAGCTGTCAAAATTCTCTGAAACGCTTCGAAGCTTTCTTTCATGGAAACCCCACTCAAGAGTCACAAGCATTCTAAAACGTTCAAGCTTTCCAACCTCTTTAGCAGATCTGAAGCTTACTGGGTGGAAATGACGCACAGCGTCTGGGGCAGAAGCTGATTTCTAGGTTCGCTGGTCTCTCTTTCTTTCCTCTACATTCTTTGTAAAATTGTTTGGTTAGTTCGGAGGAGCTATAAGCGTCTTTGAATGCATCATCTTTCATGGCTAtttttgcttttccttttttaaataaattctgtgaTTATTACACCAACCAATCGACACGTATTTTTGGCCGTCAATTAATTGCACGGTCCTGATTCAACTGATCAAATGCCGTATTGGTACGTCAAATGGGGCCCATTGTGATGCAATCTAGAAGCGGACACGGATACGTGGGGCCCTGTGTATGCATATGGGTTCAAATTCTAGCTTTCATGTCGCTTTACTGACACCAAAGTAAGTATGTACTCTGTCTTGCAAGCCAAGTTTTATACTAACCGTTATTTatcctaaaaaaagaaaaaaagaaaaataagttttttaaaaCAGTTGGGTTGGGTGTGTGATATATATTAGATAAAGCAAAGATTGAGAAGTTTCCAATTTGTTTGAAACCCATGTCTCTAATGTTACCACCTCTAGGCTGGCTCTGAGTGTATGACCAAAATGATGAATAGCTACAGTACTGATCGTTGAGGGGTCTCTTTCGGAGTTGCAAAAGGGTTGCTTTCTGAGAGCTAGAGGTAGTTGATGGGCTTGTTTTTATTATCTCGATCCccttttttgaatatttttaagcGCCCCATTTATTCTCTATCCACACTATTTGCTATCGTACGTCGCGTCTGCACTGCCCTTGTTTACCTGCAGGTTTTAGTCGTGATAGATATGCCCATGTAATctgaactttgattttctgggTGTGTAGGTTTTacttttattctattattaCCCACATTTACACACATTTAGAATATGAGAAGTTAGTTAGTGGGAATGGGTTTTGATTTGTCTGTATTTGGAGTACTCTAAGCGAACTATGAGCTGCCATATCAGTTTGTAGATTCTCAGAGAAGCTTACAGGGTCTGCTGGTTTGACTTGGATGTTTCTTACTCTCTTAGGTAAAATGattcttctgaaaatgctcatTTTTCTGGTTTCTAGGTTGGGCTTTTTGTCTCCATTAATGCCCTTGCATTCTGTTAAGGGAGCCGAGTCTGTACTCTGTAGGATCATTTAATTTGTGGTAGGTCTACTATCCAGCAGCTTAACACTTGTCATAATTATTTGATGTAATATACTCTGCGGTACCAGCCTTCAATAACTGGTGGACATGCTTGTTTCTCatgcatttaatatatattagttGTGCATCATTGTCTCACTTGTCACTGGGTATAGCTATTACCCAGCCGTAGATGACCAATAATTATGGGAAGTGATTGTACCAGAAAGTTTGGCTTGATGATTCTACGGTTCAGTATAGTCTAACTTTATGTTCCTGGTATATCGCTTGAGTGCTTAACTACCGTATGTTGGAATAAATTGGAAGCTTCAGATGTTTGTTGGCCAACCATGAATTTGGCCACCCTATTTCTCTATCTTGACTTCAAGGCCACGTGTTAGATGAGAATATTGATACCACTCTGAGTCTTAGACTCTTAATAGTGTCTTCCCCTCCTCCGTGACCCCGCCCCCAATTTCATCCTTTTCAGAATAAATTACTTGAAACTGAAAGCTGAACCATGGTCGATTGTTTTCAACTCTGTTTGATGTCCAGCTCATTTTACTGCATAGACGCATGGATGTAAGCTTTTGATGTCTTATATCTAACTTATAAGCATAGAGGCATGGATGTAAGCTTTTGATGTCCAGCTCATCTTAATATATGcaatttgatgtttttttggtgattcatttcattaaaaaatccATTTCTTTCTTGCTGCATAGATACTTGTGTTCTTGCTTGATTGAAATGTCATCTATTATCAGCTATGTGCAGTTTGGAGAGGCTTTGAGATCAATGAAATTTAAGGAGTAAAGCACTTGTACCAAATGAAGGTTGGTTTAGAACATTCCTTTTTCATATGTTGTTTAATGATTTCCACAAGAGCATAGCCTGGACTCTGTTTATTTGGTTCTTTGGTTGCTGAAAAATCCTGCTATTTATCttgtaaaattactaaaattgcTATATTTCTACTGTAGCTAATGGAAgataagttattttattttatttttttgttattaatccTTTCAGCTTGCTATCAGCATTACTTGACCAGTAAGTTTCAAATGACATGGGACACAATATGCagttaattttcttttacaattgaGAAATATCTGCTGTCATTTGTAAGAAGTCGATGTGCAAATTATCCTTTTGTTCTTCTGTAAATTTATGAAGTGCAAAGTTTTTATGATTTGCAACAGTGTATTGACTAGCTTCATTTTCTTTACTTATAGTGTTAGGGTGGAATAAATGAAGCTTGAAAGAGAAGTTGTCATTGCTTGTCTCTTAAGCTTGATCTGGATTCGGCAAAGTCATTGTGGTTAGTATTAAAACTCATATCATTTCTGGAATTCAGCTCTGACCATTCTTTCCCTGGTAGTAAAACTTCTGAAACTTAAAATGGCCCAAACCctgcaaattgaaattaaaaagcCTGTCTCTCAAGTTCAATATTTCTGCAGATGAACTTTCTGATACTTCTGGCATAAACAAATGGACGTGTAAATGTTTTTCATATCAAGGAAACAGGAGCTATGCTCTTAAATCCAACTGTTCCACGTCCTGTGATTGCATTCCAGGTATGCTGCTACTTTTATGGTCTAAGCATCCAGAAGTTTTGATTGGCATGGTAAACTACTCCTGATATAAATTTGCTGCTGATAAATGTTTTGCagaaaattctctctctctctctctctctctcacatttttagttaatatatatttgaatttcaCATATATGTCTCGTTCAATCTGTTATTCTTAGAAACTTCTACCAGCAGCATACATACCAAGGAGAGAAGGGTAAAAATGAAAAGTGCATTGCAAAGTAGTTCAGTCTGGACAACAGTTCAATGcttctaattaattatttagtttgttttcaGTTGAACTTCCCATTGATTAAACTAAACAATACAATTTTGGTACTTGATGTAGAATCTAAAGAGGGTGATGgagcttttttcttcttttagctAGGTTTTTCTCTGGTATGCTTGTTGTATACTTGGGTTGCGCAGTTTGTgctttaataaatataaaaaataaaataaaattgtaatttaggGTGATAACTTCTCACATTGTCATATCTATATTGTGGATAAAGTGAATTGGAGCCATTGCCACTGTATTGGGTATTTCCGATGTGATGTATCTACAATTTAATGGCGGAAGTCTCTGTGGGATGTGTGCGTGTGTTTCATATGTTTCGATGGGAGGTCTTAGCAGAGATCTACATGTCTTGAAAGCATGTTTGGTTGAATCCTTGCaggttgtaatttttttacatctaTTAGGAGTATCCTGCATTTTGGGCACCAATAGTTCTTTTACTTTGTCTTTGTGTTTAGCAATAATGTTCAAATACATAGATCATGTATCACTGGGCAGCTGACTGTGTAATATATACACTAACTGCATATGATTACTCCAATGTAGATGCTGAAGGAAGTGGGACCATGTGGACATGTAAATGCATTGATGGGTTCCCTAAAGTAGCTTCTTACAATTTTGATACTAACTGTTTTGCAGCCTGCAACTGCACTTCCGGTATGTTGCTTTCTATCTCTTTTACTTTCTGCTGAAATCCTTGTGGAGTTTGTCCTTCTGAATAACTTAATAGGTTAATTGTATCTTTTTGATGATTAATGTCCTCATCACAGAGACTAACTTGGAGTTCATTTCTAGAGAGCTGGTATGCAGTTTATGGGGTTTTCAACATGTGGAAGGGTGCTATTTAGAGTCAGGAGGGGGGCTTTAGGaaggattttgttaatgtgggataggagggtggtGGAAATGATTGAGGACTGTATGAGGAGATTTTTTGTTGCATGCTCTTTTAAAAGTTTCAATGATAATTGTGAATGAGTGTTACGTACCTATGTTAGGAGGCATAAACGCATGCAGGCACTACAAGCAGCCGATTCAGCCCTAGGAGAACATGATGAAACCCTAGCCGCAATCAATCCTAACCCTAGTGGCGGCTGATCCGAATTTGGCAAGAAGAAGTGGATAAGTCAGTGCTTGGGGAGCACGACTTGTGGATGGGGAAATTCCTAGAAATAAGGGATTAGTATTTCTCTAGTTGGTAGCTtcctaagaataagggattGTTATCCCCTTTGTAGATGGAAAGAATTCCTAAGAATAAGGTTGTTAGATGGAAAGAATTCCTAAGAATAAGGCACTAGCCATTATGTCCTTATTAGCATCTTGTAATCGTTACCCTATTACTAGGGGTTTGTGAAATTAGTAAGTATGCAGAAAATTATCAACAAACGACTACTATAGTTGTTAGGAGGCAGGGGTACCTCAAATACCCCATTATCCATTCATCATCTTCACCGTAGGTAAACCCAGGAAGACCGATCCTGCGGCTTTGCCCCTCACCAAACCCATCACTCGCTCACAAACACAATCCGAAACCGAGGCACACAACAGTGAGCTTTTACAGGTGTTTGTGGTCCAAATGACAATAATGATAGGAAAGTGTTGTTGGATGAATTGGCTGGGCTTATCAGGTGGTGGGATGCCATTGTGTATCGGGGGAgattttaatattatatgataTCCGAGTGAGAAATCAGGTGATGCTCTTCATTCCATAGCTATGATGGAATTTTCAGATTCCATCTTTGATCAGAGTCTTATGGACATACCTCTCGTAGGTTGAGATTTCATGTAGTCCAATAATCGTGATGCTCAGTTTTGGTCAAGAATTGATAGGTTTCTACTTTCTCATGATTGGGAAGAATAGTTTGTTGATGTCATTCAGATGAGACTCCCTAGAATCTTGTCGGATCACTTCCCATTGATGCTTGATTATGGGGTCTCGAGTAGGAGAAgatattttaagtttgagaacaaGTGGCTGAAGTTAGAGGGCTTTGTGGATCGGGTGAAAACATGGAGGGGTCATATAGTTTTCAGGTTCCCCTGGTTTTGTGCTAGCATGCAAGTTGAGAGCCTTGAAAAcggatttgaaaaaatgtaatGAAGAGATATTTGGCAATGTGAGGAGGCAAAAAAAGGATGGTATCCGAGAGCTTGATATCATTGTAGAAGGTAGATCATTAACTGAGGATGAAAGGTTGAGAAAGGAATAATTTTCTAGGGACTTGGAGATGTTTATTCTTTTTGAAGAAGTCAGTTGGAGGTAGAATTCCAGGGCTCTTTGGCTAAGAGAGGGAGATAAGGGTTGTGTttaataaagaattttgagagaagaaaggaaagaagaattgattgatgtgatataaaggtgaaagaagttttgaattttttgtagaaGAAAAGTGAATAAAATTGTTTGGTAATGTAAAAAAGGGAgtttgactttttatttttattttttaatttttttaaggagaaaggagaaaaaattgTTACCAAACATCGCcaagaatacaaaattttttcactggGTGGGAAATTTGAATAGAAGAAATAGGGAGCACATTGTGCAATTTTACAATTGGCTTTATTTAGAACAGTTCAGCTttatttggatttaaattttgtttaactGTGAAACTCTTGATTGTTTGCATGTTCAGGTGTTTTATGGGTAATGATGCATGAGTgatctgtttttattttatacataaAGTTATTTGCCAATCTTTATGTCATGATGCTCAAAAGCTTCTTGGGTGTCTGATTTCTTCTTAACAGGATCTCTCAGCACGGCACAAGACTCAAAAAAGCATGTTTCAGGCAAAGTTGTTGTGATTATACTATTACTATGTGTTATACTCACAACCTTTGCATTTCTTGCCTCCGCTATGTTCTATTTCTATCGAAGGGACAAGTGCCCTATTCAGACACCGATGTTCTCATCAGATATAGAAACAAGTTGCAATAGTGCTACCAACTTAATAAGTCTTAGGACTTCTTCAGTGCTAGCAACCAAAGTTACTGCAGATTTCCCTATAAATCCTTCAACAGGCAAGTCTTTTAACTTTCTTTTAAGGTAATTGTCAGAAAGGTTTGTTATCACATTTTCTTGCATGTTTATTTCTATCACAgactatatatattaagaacCTGATTTATATTTTTGGCTTTTACCATGTTCTATTGTGGTTACTTTAATCCAAACTTGGCTTTTATAGCCAAACCATTATGAATCCTCATTTTCATCTCACAGGGTGTTTTCTGAAGGCTTCATCCTTAATTAGAAGCAAAAGAGGAAATATACATGGAACCATTATCCAATTTGCATACTCTCAGTTGGAAAGTGCAACCGAAAAGTTCTCAGACTCTAATCTTATAGGAGTTGGAGGAAGCAGCTATGTTTATCGTGGTCAGCTAAAAAATGGTAGAACTGTGGCAATTAAGCGTCTAAGATCTCAGCAAGGACCAGATGCAGAGTTTCTGTTTTTAACAGAGGTACTACCTTGACTTGTCTTTAGGTTTTATTTCTTGGTTAAAATCATTTCGTTTCCAGATatcttgaaggaaaaaaaaagaatattggtTTGATTTTCTTCCTATGACATTTGTGGGCATTTTAAAATCTTGTTTTGCTCAGATTGAACTGTTATCCAGACTTCACCATTGTCATGTGGTGCCTTTGCTTGGCTACTGCTTAGAATCTCTAGGAAAAAATGCTGAGAGGCTCCTGGTGTTTGAGCACATGCCTAATGGTAATTTGAGAGAGAGTCTGGATGGAAGTTCAGGGAAAGACATGGACTGGGCTACTCGAGTTGCAAGTGCAATTGGAGCTGCAAGGGGATTGGAATATCTTCATGAAGCAGCTGCTCCAAGGATTCTGCATAGTGATGtcaaatcaacaaatattcttCTGGATGATAATTGGAAAGCAAAAGTAAGAATCTTGATTCTTTTAGACATCTGTTATGATTAGAACATGTCAGTAAGAGGGAAGGGGAAAaagaacataatttttttttttccagtgaATTTCCTGAAATGAGTCATTAAGAACAGAAAGAAAACTCCTGATTCATAGTGAATTCGGTCTGGTATTACAACAACTTTTTtaccccccccccaaaaaaagaaaaatggttattCAGCTAGTCATTTGCTAGTGATGTTCTTTCGTTATGAAATAATATGAGAAATCTTTAGTAAATAGGTGCTTTTATCATCACCTATTCAGCCAGTGGACATACTTATGATAGTTTTTTCGTATTTACTTGATATGTTTGTACAGATAACTGATCTTGGTATGGCTAAGTGCTTAAGGGCTGATGGTCTCCCCAGCTCTTCCAATTCTCCAGCAAAAATGCAGGGGACTTTTGGCTATTTTGCACCAGAGTATGCAATTGTTGGAAAAGCCTCTCTCAAGTCAGATGTTTTCAGTTTTGGGGTAGTTCTTCTTGAGCTTATTAGTGGTCGGCAGCCCATCTACAAATCGACAAGCAAAGGAGAAGAAAGCCTTGTCATTTGGGTATAGTAAATCCCCATTCTGTTATTGCATGAAAGCAATTGCTTTTACATGCATTTGTTATCTCATCTGCTATctcaaacatttttcttctttcgaaTCTAAGAATgaaataatcaaaatatcaaacaGGGTCGTGTCCCGCCTGACGTAGGAAAAACCCTTTTTTCATACGCTTTCTCGCCTGTTAAAGCAACGTGTGAGAGCTTACCCTAGGTCAAGTTGAATTGTCTCTATGAATTTTAGGATACTTCTATTGGAGAATTGGTGTGTGAGGCATGCGAGGACATGATATTCGTCTCCACTAGCTGTGTGATTATTTTTGTACACTTATAAAAGAATTCACTTCatcttctagaaaaaaaaatgtaagcattCTGATGATGTTCTACTATTTTGTTGAGAATACATGGTTGTTATTTTGGAGCTTCTGCAATCAGACAGCTGAGCTTATTAATACCCAGTTGATATAGGCGTCAGTGTTAACCTTGATTTCCCTATGTTGTGTTTTCGAATAATTGGTTATTTTAAACaagccttttttctttctttcatttttttcccttctGTCTCTATATTATGTTTGATAATAAAATTAGGTCATTAACAGATATCATGTTGATGTAACACATATGTCATGTATCTTTGTGTAGGCTACTCCTCGATTACAAGATAGTGGACGAGTAGTTACAGATTTGCCTGATCCTTGCTTAAATGGGAATTTCCCAGAAGAAGAGATGCAAATAATGGCTTATCTAGCAAAGGAGTGCCTGTTATTGGATCCAGATGATCGACCAACCATGAGTGAGGTTGTTCAAATTCTCTCAACTATTACACCTGAGAAGTCTAGAAGGAGGAACCTTCCTGTATATCTTTATCAGGTAAATACATTTTTACCATTATATGCTAGGTATTTCACTTTGCTGTCACaggttatttttcttttctacttgaTCTTATATCCCCTTTTACTAATTATTATTGGACCACAGTGGGAAGACCCTTGTACATTGTTCTGTTGTCCACTTGTTTGTTGTTGCTCAGACTTCTTAGCACCCGTTGGAAGGGGCCTAGCTCATTAATAACTTGTATGATGTGCTTGGATGCAGATTTTGAAACGTTTTTAGAAGTTTCAAAATGACGGAATTTAAATTGATGGGGAGTTCAATTGCATCAATTAAAATTTCTATTGTTTGGatgaatatatttaaaaattaagaaattagagTATTATAGTGGTTATAATGATGATGTATGGTGGTGATAGTAAGTGTTGGTGGCAACGGCAGCTGCAGTGGTAGTAGCAATGGGGGTGGCGGCAATGGTGGTAGTTGTGGTGGTGATAAAAATAGTAGTGGTGGCAATATAAAGAGTTTGGTACTAATATGAGAACTGTGATGTTGGTTAAATTTGTACAATGACACATTTTCAAAGGAATTTGAACTTGAGCTTTGAATGTTTGAAATTTTCAAGTTAAAAATTCcatataatttttgaattaacTCTCTTATTAACCTAAATAGAAGAAACCAATTTGGAATTCCTAAATTAcaacttttaaataaaatcccACCTCAAAATCTCTCATCCAAACACAGCATTAAGTAATTTTATATCTTCTATAAACCAACACAAATTATGCATTTTATTGTATGATCAGAGGGTCAACCAAGTCTAGTTGATTCGTACTGAGAATGCATATTTAAGCTGACCTGGCCTTGCCTTTTCTTCTCAGAAATGTTTCAGATGAGTAAACTACACGTAGGTTAGGACTTTGTTTCTTCCCCAACTCGTGTTTGTTTCCTCTCAATAGATTCTTTGTAAATGACCACAAGTAAATTTCAATTGGATATTGAATTGCTCTAAACGAGTGCTAGAACAgataaaaattcatatttctCTCACTCTTGTATGTGAGAGTCTACCCTTCTCGCTCCTAGTCATGGTGCACATGCGTAAAAGAGATCAgtaggagaaaaaagaaattagtagttttgttttttttttttccaatgataATTAAGAATGAAGCCAGTAGGTGAAGGTTATTCAAATTACTTGCTTTAAAATTGAGCTAGATTTTCCTAAGAAACCAGTACTTGCTCAACTGATCATTGCAATTTTCATGTGCAATATAGAGGTCATCTCCCCATAGGATGAAAAGTGAATCATACATTCAGAGATCTTACAGCCAAGTGGAGAAGAGGCCAGCCTCATCCAGTAAATGGTCAACTCGATGCTCACTGCAGTTGTCAGGCCCTATTG
Coding sequences:
- the LOC133878359 gene encoding receptor-like serine/threonine-protein kinase NCRK, encoding MKLEREVVIACLLSLIWIRQSHCDELSDTSGINKWTCKCFSYQGNRSYALKSNCSTSCDCIPDAEGSGTMWTCKCIDGFPKVASYNFDTNCFAACNCTSGSLSTAQDSKKHVSGKVVVIILLLCVILTTFAFLASAMFYFYRRDKCPIQTPMFSSDIETSCNSATNLISLRTSSVLATKVTADFPINPSTGCFLKASSLIRSKRGNIHGTIIQFAYSQLESATEKFSDSNLIGVGGSSYVYRGQLKNGRTVAIKRLRSQQGPDAEFLFLTEIELLSRLHHCHVVPLLGYCLESLGKNAERLLVFEHMPNGNLRESLDGSSGKDMDWATRVASAIGAARGLEYLHEAAAPRILHSDVKSTNILLDDNWKAKITDLGMAKCLRADGLPSSSNSPAKMQGTFGYFAPEYAIVGKASLKSDVFSFGVVLLELISGRQPIYKSTSKGEESLVIWATPRLQDSGRVVTDLPDPCLNGNFPEEEMQIMAYLAKECLLLDPDDRPTMSEVVQILSTITPEKSRRRNLPVYLYQRSSPHRMKSESYIQRSYSQVEKRPASSSKWSTRCSLQLSGPIDAEEIRPAPLSKESILCPLAVNFDGTPRVGNNGEEADTVSAEYIERLILLTSNSRSRQDSDDEMVDLTEPRLESFCLSNIKTP